CCGATTATGGACTTCGTGAAGGAAGAACACGGCCCTTCCAAAGAGGATCTGGATAAGATCTTTGTTAATGTGAGAGATGCGGCCTATCACATTATCGACCGGAAAGGAGCGACTTATTATGGAATCGCCATGGGCCTTGTTCGCGTAACAAAGGCAATTTTGCGTAATGAAAATTCGATCTTTTCCGTATCTACCCTGGTTCAAGGCCAATATGGGCTGGAGGACGTATACATCGGCGTTCCGGCTATTATTAACCGCAATGGCGTGCGGGAAATTATTGAGCTTAAGCTATCCGATGAAGAGATGCAAAAGCTGCATCACTCTGCCGAAGTGCTGAAAAAAGCAAACCGCTCCCTTTCCTTGTAAAAGCTATAGCCGCTTCACTTACGGCACAGAATCCATCCGCGCCGTTGACAAAATCGTCCAAATATACGGGATGTCCCCTAAAGCAGTTATCTTTTAGGGGCATCCCTTTGTATTTGAATCATTCCTAGACAGATCATTGGAGTCTCCACAAAGCTGATTATTTTTAAATTCTCGTTTTTCCTGGCGGTACCTCAGGAATATAATGGATCAAGTCCAAATTTGTGTGTAAATTCCCTCAGCTAGACTGTGCTACATAATGCGAGTCACTTTGGCATCGGACTTTGGCCGATCCTTCCGCCATTCCATGTACTCGGTCATGTCGAGATATTTCTTGCCGGCTGCCCATTTTTCATCCTGTTCCATCAATAGAGCACCAATAAGACGAATCACGGATTCACGGTTTGGGAAGATGCGAATGACACGTTCCCGGCGTCTAACCTCTTCGTTGAGACGCTCAACGCTATTTGTCGTGCGCAGCCGTTTTCGGTAACGCTCTGGCAGCATTAAGACGGCGGTAGCATCGTCAAATCCGCTTTCCAGCACGCCCATCGCCTTACCCGCCTTATCTTCATAAGCCGCTAAGGTCTGTTTTAATAAAAACCTTGCCGTTCCAGTATCAGGAGCATCTAGAATCGACCGTAGACGGCCATGGATCTCATCCTTCAAGGCTTTGGGTGAGGCTTCTAATACATTTCGCGTGAAGTGAGTCTGGCATCGCTGCCATGTTACCCCTTGCAGCTGCTGCCGTACCGCGCGTACAAGGCCGCCATGATCGTCGGAGGTAATGAGATCCACACCTCGTAATCCACGTCCTTTTAGAGAGCTGAAAAACTCACTCCAGCTTGCTTCAGATTCTGTGTCACCCAGCATCAGGCCAAGGACTTCACGATAGCCCTCGGTGTTTACACCAATGGCAATCATGATGCCTCGTGAGCGTACACGACCGTCTTCACGGACCTTGAGATACATCGCATCTACGAGAACAAACGGAAAGAGGCTGTCTGCCAGGCTTCGATTATTCCAAGCAGTTACGATGGGATCCAGCCGCTTACAAAGGTCTGAAACAGTGGATTTAGAAAACTCGGTTCCGCAGAGTTCTTCGGTTACTTGCGAGACTTTACGCGTAGAGACGCCGTTTACGACCATTTCCATCATCGCTAAGATTAACGCTTGTTCACTTCTCTGGTAACGACTAAAGAGCTCTGTCGTGAACTTCCCGCCACGGATGCGCGGAACACTTAGTGTAATGGTTCCCACCCGCGTATGCAGCCCATGTGGATACGATCCATTCCGGTACGCTTTTCGATTCTCTGTTCGTTCATAACGATCTGCTTCCACTTGTTCACTCACCTGTGCTTGTAAGACTTGGTTCAGTACAGACTCGAGCAGCTTGGCTACACCCGCATCCTGAGAATTTCCCAAAAATAGTTGATGCAAAAGCTGCGAATCTACGTTAATCTGGTATTGAGCCATTTCATAACACCTCGTATATTTAGAATTTTGTGTCCCAACATTATTCTAACTGAGGGCTATGAATATGGCTCCTTTCATTTTTTGGAACCTAGCTTTTTACACAATTATACGGACTCAACTATATAATGGTCTTCATGATCAATGGTAACCCTAATAAAATCACCAGAGGTTCAAGAAGAACGTCCTTGCCTAAATAGCATAAATAAGAAAATAATGATGGCTACGACGAGAATGGATAAAATTATGACACTTAAAGTAATTCCCAATGAAGTTTTAGCTATAATAACAAGGACTATACCAATTGCTAACAGTCCAATTGCTTCGAAATTGTATTTACTAAGTCTGTATTTGGCAACTCTATAAGTAGCAAAATAAAGATAAACATAAAGTAAATAATACCAATATACAGCATATATGAATGACCCCAATAAAATCAATACAGGCCCGGTAATTGAATCGGACCTGTATTATTTGTCTAACTTAACGCAGTAAGAGTCATTCTCTCTACCTAAAGGGGATAATATCAGTGTACAAGGAACCGGTTATTTTGTTCTTAATGTGTTCTTTGATCAAATTCCCCAGCTCCATGATCGATAAATGCCATAACAAGATTCTTCGTTGCTACTTTCTGCGTCGTACTAAGTGCAGAACCGGTTAAACTCCCTAATTGTGGACACTGCACCTCTTATTCAATTGATTTTATAAAATTTCTCCAAATTGCGATTTATTCTGGAGTTTTACACCTTTATTGTCTTTGAATCCACAGCTTTTTTCCTGACCGCATCCATGTATTCGTAAGGCGACATGTCGTAGATGCTACCGTGGATGCGGTTGTGGTTGTAGTTATGAATAAAGCCGCTAACGATTTCATACGCCTGCTTATAACTTTCAAATTCGTGACGCTGATAACACTCTATCTCTAGAATGGCATGAAAAGACTCGATATGAGCATTCTTGTTAGGAGTCTTCGGCGGTATACGTTCGTGGACAATTTTGAAGCGCTCACAGGCCTGTGCAAATCGATGGCTGATGAATTGCGGTCCATTGTCTGAGCGGATTACTGGTTTATTTGCTTTGTCAAAGAGCTGGCGCTTCATCAGTGCCTCTTGTGTAATTTGAACAAGATCCCTGGCCTCGCAGGACAATCCATGGTGATACGTGATAATCACTCGATCAAACACATCTATGATGCTCATCAGGAAGAAGAAGCGGTGTTCACCTGCTACCCAACGTGAAGTAAGAGACAGGACGTAGTCAAGCTATTTTTCCTGCCTCTCCTTCCCGAACCGGACGTGCACCTCTCAGCGCATCCGGCTCTCCATTTAAGTGTTGCTCAAAGCAAAGGCGACTTCATTGTAGTTGGACTCAATTATTCGTTTTCTCTCTGATCGCAGAATGTACGGGTTTTCGGTCGGATTACGCCATGTGAACCAGCCTTTGCGGCTGGTTATCAGCCTCTTCAGAGCCAGTTTCTCAAAGCCCTGATCTCGAAGGAATCGTGTCATACATCGGTAGCCGAAGTACGGGTGCTCCATATATATTTCGTCGATTCGATGCATAATCTGCACGTTTTCTTCGCTTTCACAATGTTCCTTGTGATGGCGATAAATGCTTGTCCTGTTCACTCTTCCGCTTGACGCTTAACGTTGATTTCGGCATGATTGCGTTCTACCATCACTTTTCGAGCTTCAAGAGGTTCATTTAAGGCCAGATTTTTTTTTAAGCCAGTCGATCTCCACGGTGAGCTGACCGACCAGCTTTTGCAGATGCTCTTTCTTGCTCTCGTACTCCTTTCTCAGTTTGTCCGTTTCATTGTTTTTTTTCTCGAACACCATAGAAGCACGTTCAGAAATTCCGATTTCCACCGGCTGATCATGAACCGGGCTTAGTTCATATTTATCAGCGATCTCGTTCACAGTCTGCTCCTCACGAAGGACCTCTAACACGACCTTCGTCTTAAACTCTGAGGTATATCGGTTTCATTTTTCCATAGTGTTATTATAGCGCTGGAAGCAACCTTTGCATACTTTGTCAACAAAAATTTCACTTATCGATGAAAATATATATGCTTTTTTTAAAATCATTAGGTCTAAAATTTATAACGAAAGGAGGATTTATCAAAAAACTGAAACATATCCACCAATTTGATGATGGAAAAGCCTCATCGAATGTAGTAATTTCCTTAAATTAACCACAGGTTCTAATCTTTAACTCTTAAAGGAAGAGAGTTAATCTTAAAAATTAAACGAAGGAGAAAGAATATGAAACAAAATTTACAGAGAAAAAATATACATCATTTAGAAGCTCCCACCTGGATATTTAATGCTGGAATCAGTAAAGGGAAATACCATGACAGGCAAGACTTAGGAGTGCTTCTTCAACCACAAGCCACCATCCGGATTCGGCAAGTGAATCCCCATTTTAATGACAAATTAATAGTTCGGTTTATTAAATGATGATCAAAACACAGAAAAAAAGGAAACGATTACTTCCGAATGGTCCACTATTCAAGCAGATGCTATTTCCGTGCCATTTATTGATACACCTTATGGGGACCAAAATGCTGAAGTGGAATATAATATTGAAGGAAAACAAATTCCATTACCTATTTATCAACCATGTGGCAATGAAATGGAATTTTTCCAACAATGGGATAATGAACAAGCTGGCTTTGCTCTAGTACAGGGTCCAAGTTTTCAGTTGCTAGTACCAAAAAAAGATAAAGAATTTCTTCGAAATCTGAAAGATTTTAAATCTATCGATGAATTAATTCAATATTACGAAGAAATTTTTCATTTATATAATGATATGATTGGTTTAGAAGACACAGATACCGGAACAAATCGGATGAGCAAAAATAGATATTTCTTAAAGGCGGATGTTAATGGATGTGGAGGAGCTTGTTACTACGATTGGTGTACAGTTAATAGCGAAGATACCGTTGATATGTGGCTCAAAAAAAATAATTGGGGACCCCTTCATGAAATAGGCCATGGCTATCAAGCAGCGTTTGACGATAAAGGGATGTATACTGGAGAAGTTTCAAATAATCTTTTTGGAGTTCAACATCAGTATAGTAAAAATGGAAAAGATGCGGATAAAATAGGCTGGCTATTTAATTATGGGAAAAAAGAAAGTGTGGAAAAGAATTTATATCAAGCCATTATAAAAGAAGGAAAAGGCTATACAGAGGTAGATGATCTTCGTTTCCAACTTATTCTATTAACAATGTTAAAACAAAAAGCTGGGAATGAAGCCTTTACCCACTTATATCGAGAATATCGTAAATTAGCGAATCAGGAAGGCTTTGATGCTAATAAATATCCACTTCCAGATTTAATGAATCGCTATTATGGGGAAACAAGTGGCTATGATTTTACGCCTGTTCTGCAAAAATGGAAACTTTATACAGATAGAATACAGGCAGAAATTAATCGTTCAAAAGGCTACAAAGCCACAGCTTCCCTTGCGGATATCGTCTCAGAATCCCAATTATCGAATGCAAGGAAACTTGTAGATAAAGACATTTTAATTAATTCTAACTTTGAAATGGTAGATAATCAGCAAATTGCTCCTTTAGGATTAAAAGGATCGGTAAAGATTCAATTAAATATTGATGATATCAACCAATTGAAGGGACAAGATTTATTATTAAAAGAAGGAAGTAAAGTTGTAAAAAGGATAGCGATTACTGGAAAAGAGCTAACGGTTCAAGATGTTCCAAATGGCGTGTACACTATTGAGATTCCAACTGGAAGAGAAGCAAGATATAGTGTAGATAAGCATTATCTTTATATTAAAGAAAAAGAAAACCATCTAACTTTAAAAATTGAAAGAATTCAACATAGTGATTTAGTTAATTCAGCAATTCAATTTTTAGGTATAGGTGATAAACAATTCGCTGAATTAAGGACAAATTTAAATCAGCAGCAAGCTGTATTTCATGTAACCGATAAAGATCCGCATTATAGATTTGAGAATGAGAAATATGCGGGAATTCAAGTGTTCGATGAAAATAAAAAAGTCATTTTTGATAAAGAAATCGAAGGAACAAATGTTCCTACTGGTCAAGAGATTATCCCTTTAAAGGAAGGATATACGATCAAAATCTTTCATGCGTAAACAGAAAATCGCTTAATAAGTGATGATTCTAACTTGATTAATCCGAAAAGTAACGAGAATACGTTAATCATGACTAGATATGGGTTAAAAAATGTCGGTTCATTTATTCAATTTTTAGGTTATAATGATAAGCAATTCGCTGAATTTAAGACAGATTTAAATCAGCAGCAAGCTGTGTTTCATGTAATCGATAAAGATCCGCATTATAGATTTGAGAATGAAAAATATGCGGCAATTCAAGTGTTCGATGAAAATAAAAAAGTCATTTTTGATAAAGAAATTGAAGGGAAAAATGTTCCTACCGGTCAAGAGAGTATTCCTTTAAAAGAAGGTTATACGATCAAAATTTTTCATGCAGAAACGGAAAATCGCTTAAAAAGTCATGATTCAAACTTGATTAATCCAAAAAGTAACGAGAATACGTTTATCGTGACCAAATATGGATTAATTAACGCATTGTTTATTAATCAATCCATTCGATTTTTGGGTTATAACGATAAGCAATTCGCTGAGTTAAAGACACATTTAGATCAGCAGAAAGTTGTGCTTCAAGTAACTGATAAAAATCCGCATGAAAGATTTGAGAATGAAAAATATGCGGGAATTCAAGTGTTAGATGAAAATAAAAAAATCATTTTTGATAAAGAAATCCAAGGAACAGATGTTCCTACTGGACAGGAAAGTATTCCTTTAAAAGAAGGATATACGATCAAAATTTATCATGCGGAAACAAAAAATCGCTTAAAAAATGATTCTGACTTGATTAACCCGAAATCTAATGAAAATATGCTTATAGTGACTAAATATGGATTAATAAATCCATCAACATCATTTATTAATCAATCGATTCAATTTTTGGGTTATAACGATGAGCAATTCGCTGAGTTAAAGACACATTTAAATGAGCAGAAAGCTGTGTTTCAGGTAACTTCTAAAGATCCGCATTGGAAATTTGAGAATGAAAAATATGCGGGAATTCAAGTGTTCGATGAAAATAAAAAAGTCATTTTTGATAAAGAAATTGAAGGGAAAAATGTTCCTACTGGTCAAGAGAGTATTCCTTTAAAAGAAGGATACACAATTAAAATATTTCATGCAGAAACGGAAAATCGCTTAAAAAGTGATGATTCTATCTATATTAATCCAAAAAATAACGAGAATACTTTTATCGTAACCAAATATGGATTAATTAACACATTGTTTATTAATCAATCCATTCGATTTTTGGGTTATAACGATGAGCAATTCGCTGAGTTAAAGACACATTTAGATCAGCAGAAAGCTGTGTTTTATGTAACCGATAAAAATCCGCATTGGAAATTTGAGAATGAAAAATATGCGGCAATTCAAGTGTTCGATGAAAATAAAAAAGTCATTTTTGATAAAGAAATTGAAGGGAAAAATGTTCCTACCGGTCAAGAGAGTATTCCTTTAAAAGAAGGATACACAATTAAAATATTTCATGCAGAAACGGAAAATCGCTTAAAAAGTGATGATTCTAACTTAATTAACCCGCAAAGTAATGAGAATACATTTAAAGTGACCAAATATGGGTTAGAAAATATATCATTAAAAAACAATGCTGAAGATGTTTTGATGAAAAAAATTGCCGAAAAAGATTTGATGAAAAAATTTGCCGAAAAAGGGCTGGTGGGGAAAGTTACCGAAAAAGATTTAATGAAAAAAATTGATCAAGCAGCAGAAAGAATTCTAGCTAACAAAGAAATTCTAGAGTCTGCTGTATCTGAAATGAAAGATCAGCTTTGGGTTGCCATCCAATCATTATCTAATAACAATAGAGAAATCTACTTAAAAAAATACCAATCGATTTTTAAGTAAACCTATAATGGACTAATAATTTGGTAGCAAAAATGCGTTCTTCGAGGATTTATGTATTTTATTATCCTAAGAAGATCGCTTTTTTGTTGTCCAGGAAAATCATGCTCTATCAAGATTTATCTTCAGCGGCGAAAAAAATCTTGCTTTAGCTATGGGGATGTAAAGCTCTTCGGATGT
This Paenibacillus larvae subsp. larvae DNA region includes the following protein-coding sequences:
- a CDS encoding IS256 family transposase: MAQYQINVDSQLLHQLFLGNSQDAGVAKLLESVLNQVLQAQVSEQVEADRYERTENRKAYRNGSYPHGLHTRVGTITLSVPRIRGGKFTTELFSRYQRSEQALILAMMEMVVNGVSTRKVSQVTEELCGTEFSKSTVSDLCKRLDPIVTAWNNRSLADSLFPFVLVDAMYLKVREDGRVRSRGIMIAIGVNTEGYREVLGLMLGDTESEASWSEFFSSLKGRGLRGVDLITSDDHGGLVRAVRQQLQGVTWQRCQTHFTRNVLEASPKALKDEIHGRLRSILDAPDTGTARFLLKQTLAAYEDKAGKAMGVLESGFDDATAVLMLPERYRKRLRTTNSVERLNEEVRRRERVIRIFPNRESVIRLIGALLMEQDEKWAAGKKYLDMTEYMEWRKDRPKSDAKVTRIM
- a CDS encoding putative mucin/carbohydrate-binding domain-containing protein produces the protein MTRYGLKNVGSFIQFLGYNDKQFAEFKTDLNQQQAVFHVIDKDPHYRFENEKYAAIQVFDENKKVIFDKEIEGKNVPTGQESIPLKEGYTIKIFHAETENRLKSHDSNLINPKSNENTFIVTKYGLINALFINQSIRFLGYNDKQFAELKTHLDQQKVVLQVTDKNPHERFENEKYAGIQVLDENKKIIFDKEIQGTDVPTGQESIPLKEGYTIKIYHAETKNRLKNDSDLINPKSNENMLIVTKYGLINPSTSFINQSIQFLGYNDEQFAELKTHLNEQKAVFQVTSKDPHWKFENEKYAGIQVFDENKKVIFDKEIEGKNVPTGQESIPLKEGYTIKIFHAETENRLKSDDSIYINPKNNENTFIVTKYGLINTLFINQSIRFLGYNDEQFAELKTHLDQQKAVFYVTDKNPHWKFENEKYAAIQVFDENKKVIFDKEIEGKNVPTGQESIPLKEGYTIKIFHAETENRLKSDDSNLINPQSNENTFKVTKYGLENISLKNNAEDVLMKKIAEKDLMKKFAEKGLVGKVTEKDLMKKIDQAAERILANKEILESAVSEMKDQLWVAIQSLSNNNREIYLKKYQSIFK
- a CDS encoding integrase core domain-containing protein — protein: MSIIDVFDRVIITYHHGLSCEARDLVQITQEALMKRQLFDKANKPVIRSDNGPQFISHRFAQACERFKIVHERIPPKTPNKNAHIESFHAILEIECYQRHEFESYKQAYEIVSGFIHNYNHNRIHGSIYDMSPYEYMDAVRKKAVDSKTIKV
- a CDS encoding putative mucin/carbohydrate-binding domain-containing protein → MPFIDTPYGDQNAEVEYNIEGKQIPLPIYQPCGNEMEFFQQWDNEQAGFALVQGPSFQLLVPKKDKEFLRNLKDFKSIDELIQYYEEIFHLYNDMIGLEDTDTGTNRMSKNRYFLKADVNGCGGACYYDWCTVNSEDTVDMWLKKNNWGPLHEIGHGYQAAFDDKGMYTGEVSNNLFGVQHQYSKNGKDADKIGWLFNYGKKESVEKNLYQAIIKEGKGYTEVDDLRFQLILLTMLKQKAGNEAFTHLYREYRKLANQEGFDANKYPLPDLMNRYYGETSGYDFTPVLQKWKLYTDRIQAEINRSKGYKATASLADIVSESQLSNARKLVDKDILINSNFEMVDNQQIAPLGLKGSVKIQLNIDDINQLKGQDLLLKEGSKVVKRIAITGKELTVQDVPNGVYTIEIPTGREARYSVDKHYLYIKEKENHLTLKIERIQHSDLVNSAIQFLGIGDKQFAELRTNLNQQQAVFHVTDKDPHYRFENEKYAGIQVFDENKKVIFDKEIEGTNVPTGQEIIPLKEGYTIKIFHA